From Aerosakkonema funiforme FACHB-1375, the proteins below share one genomic window:
- a CDS encoding tetratricopeptide repeat protein, producing the protein MTQQTAAEIFESGIERYKAGETPETLIPYFKDICDRTPKNGSAWTCLAWLYLLDDKPNQAYKAAQKAVKLTPQEPQARINLASAMLETNQTGVRQHIEIVGQILALDSELRREIQENIEEGLTRKPEWKSLERIQTWLFG; encoded by the coding sequence ATGACCCAACAAACAGCTGCGGAGATTTTTGAATCTGGTATTGAACGCTATAAAGCTGGCGAAACTCCGGAGACTCTCATACCCTATTTCAAAGATATTTGCGATCGCACTCCTAAAAACGGTTCCGCTTGGACTTGTTTGGCTTGGTTGTACCTGTTGGACGATAAACCCAATCAAGCTTACAAAGCAGCCCAAAAGGCAGTGAAGTTAACGCCGCAAGAACCGCAAGCACGCATTAACCTCGCATCTGCTATGCTCGAAACCAATCAAACTGGGGTGCGACAACATATCGAAATTGTCGGACAGATACTTGCTTTGGATTCGGAATTGCGTCGCGAGATTCAAGAAAATATTGAAGAAGGTTTAACCAGAAAACCAGAATGGAAGAGTCTTGAGCGCATCCAGACCTGGCTGTTTGGTTGA